Proteins from one Planctomycetota bacterium genomic window:
- the kdsA gene encoding 3-deoxy-8-phosphooctulonate synthase: MATREAKVGNLVLASDRLFLVAGPCVIESLDLCRRIAEHAKAVADRLKVPLVFKASYDKANRTSGSSFRGPGIDEGLAILDSVRKEFQVPVLTDVHSPQEAEIAGRVVDCLQVPAFLCRQTDLVESAARNGKAVNLKKGQFLAPWDMKPVVEKAEQAGARQILVTERGTSFGYNRLVADMTGLPTLQALGHPVVFDATHSAQTPGGLGTATGGSREAAALLAKAAVAAGADGLFLEVHPNPDKAKSDGPNSLRLKDLEALLAQCLAIKSAVG; the protein is encoded by the coding sequence ATGGCAACGCGAGAGGCGAAGGTCGGCAACCTCGTGCTGGCGAGCGATCGGCTCTTCCTGGTGGCCGGCCCCTGCGTCATCGAATCTCTAGACCTCTGCCGGCGCATCGCCGAGCACGCCAAGGCCGTGGCCGACCGGCTCAAGGTGCCCCTCGTCTTTAAGGCCTCGTACGACAAGGCGAACCGGACGAGCGGCTCGTCGTTCCGCGGGCCGGGCATCGACGAGGGCCTGGCCATCCTCGACTCGGTCCGCAAGGAATTCCAGGTGCCGGTCCTGACCGACGTCCACAGCCCGCAGGAGGCCGAGATCGCCGGCCGCGTGGTCGACTGTCTCCAGGTCCCCGCGTTCCTCTGCCGGCAGACGGACCTCGTCGAGTCGGCCGCCCGGAACGGCAAGGCGGTGAACCTGAAGAAGGGCCAGTTCCTCGCCCCGTGGGACATGAAACCTGTCGTCGAAAAGGCCGAACAGGCGGGCGCGCGCCAGATCCTCGTCACGGAACGCGGAACGAGTTTCGGCTACAACCGCCTCGTGGCCGACATGACGGGCCTGCCGACGCTTCAGGCGCTCGGCCACCCCGTCGTCTTCGACGCGACTCATAGCGCCCAGACGCCTGGCGGCCTGGGAACCGCGACCGGCGGCAGCCGGGAGGCGGCCGCACTCCTCGCGAAAGCAGCCGTCGCGGCCGGCGCCGACGGCCTCTTCCTCGAAGTCCATCCCAACCCCGACAAGGCCAAGTCCGATGGGCCCAACTCCCTGCGCCTCAAGGACCTCGAAGCCCTTCTCGCTCAGTGCCTGGCGATCAAGTCGGCTGTGGGATAA
- a CDS encoding diacylglycerol kinase family lipid kinase, with translation MTQGLVRIIVNPISGRGQDRRLLEHLALHLRHRHFSLEVCQTEGPGDARRLATSTPDDAHCIVSIGGDGTHREVLAGLVGRQVAACVVPGGTENVFARTFRLTGTLREILGLIQNGRPVALDVGLANDHPFVMFSGIGFDAAVTHLVHSRRRGPIDRGAYYAPVARLWLDYDFPPLVVKVDGRVIAEDAGLVMVANTPMYANRLRVAPDAVADDGLLDVVCYRTRSRWSLLWYFMQTKLGTHIRDRQIAYQQGRRIEVTCARGEVPVQVDGDAIATTPVVYTVRPRAVRLLVRQREKRE, from the coding sequence ATGACACAGGGCCTCGTGCGGATCATCGTGAACCCGATTTCGGGCCGCGGTCAGGACCGCCGGCTGCTCGAGCACCTGGCGCTTCATCTGCGCCATCGCCATTTCTCCCTGGAGGTTTGCCAGACCGAGGGGCCGGGCGACGCCCGCCGCCTCGCAACCTCGACGCCCGACGACGCGCACTGCATCGTCAGCATCGGCGGCGACGGAACGCACCGGGAGGTCCTGGCGGGCCTCGTGGGCCGGCAGGTGGCGGCCTGCGTCGTCCCAGGCGGGACGGAGAACGTCTTTGCCAGGACCTTCCGCCTGACCGGCACGCTGCGCGAGATCCTGGGCCTCATCCAGAACGGCCGGCCCGTCGCGCTGGACGTCGGCTTGGCCAACGACCACCCGTTCGTCATGTTTTCCGGCATCGGGTTCGACGCGGCGGTGACGCATCTTGTACACTCGCGCCGGCGGGGTCCCATCGACCGCGGGGCGTATTACGCACCGGTGGCGCGGCTGTGGCTGGATTACGATTTCCCGCCCCTTGTTGTGAAGGTGGACGGCCGGGTGATCGCCGAGGATGCGGGGCTCGTCATGGTCGCCAACACCCCCATGTACGCCAACCGCCTGCGCGTCGCGCCGGACGCCGTGGCGGACGACGGCCTGCTGGACGTCGTCTGCTACCGCACCCGCTCGCGGTGGTCGCTCCTCTGGTACTTCATGCAGACGAAACTGGGGACCCACATCCGCGACCGCCAGATCGCGTACCAGCAGGGCCGGCGGATTGAGGTGACGTGCGCGAGGGGCGAAGTGCCGGTCCAGGTGGACGGCGACGCGATCGCCACGACGCCGGTCGTGTACACCGTGCGGCCGCGGGCTGTGCGGTTGCTGGTTCGGCAAAGGGAAAAGCGGGAATGA
- a CDS encoding PDZ domain-containing protein, which produces MKAKRCCSLLAAVGILVAAGIAWAADEQKSVSARVEVRTESERGGPPRVRMWVNGREVEPGGPPVEAAEPSESGRAFLGVGVRDLTGEARKESGVEAGARVTEVIEDSPAAEVGLEPGDVITAVGNQKINSGADLVETVRRLNAGDRVRIEYYREGARRQADVRLAEHPEPVRGEPPARRGPPAERPSGPGGAGPHAFLGILVVPLSDDMRQIAGTDQGVLIDSLTDASPASKAGLLPGDVITRIDGRPVTTPDELVERLRAHKPGDEIGVTYYRMGNRHETHVALGEAPAREYSPHEGGPLLGLPEGLLKGLPRLREYLEGVRPEVEQWMKKWREPREESPEEREPPRLRPLAPPVMPGDPYGIGKDIGRLLERMDRIERRLDEIERSLDEKFEAIEREIDRIHEENNGRLERLERRTERLER; this is translated from the coding sequence ATGAAGGCCAAACGATGCTGTAGCCTCTTAGCGGCCGTGGGGATCCTGGTCGCCGCCGGAATCGCCTGGGCCGCCGACGAGCAGAAGTCGGTCTCCGCCCGCGTCGAAGTCCGTACCGAATCGGAGAGGGGCGGCCCGCCTCGCGTCCGCATGTGGGTGAACGGCCGGGAAGTCGAGCCGGGCGGCCCGCCCGTCGAAGCGGCGGAACCCAGCGAGTCCGGCCGGGCGTTTCTCGGCGTCGGCGTCCGCGACCTGACGGGCGAAGCGAGAAAGGAAAGCGGCGTCGAGGCGGGCGCTCGGGTGACGGAGGTCATCGAGGACAGCCCCGCGGCGGAAGTCGGCCTCGAGCCCGGCGACGTCATCACCGCCGTCGGCAACCAGAAAATCAACTCGGGGGCGGACCTGGTGGAGACCGTCCGCCGACTCAACGCCGGCGACCGCGTCCGCATCGAGTATTACCGGGAAGGCGCCCGCCGTCAGGCCGACGTCCGCCTGGCCGAGCACCCGGAACCCGTCCGCGGGGAACCGCCCGCACGCCGTGGACCTCCCGCCGAGAGGCCGTCCGGGCCCGGCGGCGCCGGGCCGCACGCCTTCCTCGGCATCCTGGTTGTTCCCCTCTCCGACGACATGCGCCAGATTGCCGGCACCGACCAGGGCGTTCTCATCGACAGCCTGACCGACGCAAGCCCCGCCTCCAAGGCAGGCCTGCTTCCCGGCGACGTCATCACGAGGATCGACGGCCGGCCGGTCACGACGCCCGACGAACTCGTCGAACGTCTCCGAGCCCACAAGCCCGGCGACGAGATCGGGGTGACCTATTACCGCATGGGCAATCGTCACGAGACGCACGTCGCCCTGGGCGAGGCGCCGGCCCGTGAATATTCCCCGCACGAAGGCGGTCCGCTCCTCGGGTTGCCGGAAGGGTTGCTCAAGGGACTCCCCCGGCTGCGTGAGTATCTCGAGGGCGTGAGGCCGGAAGTCGAGCAATGGATGAAAAAGTGGCGTGAGCCCCGCGAAGAATCGCCGGAGGAGCGTGAGCCCCCGCGGCTCAGGCCTCTAGCGCCGCCGGTGATGCCCGGCGACCCGTACGGCATCGGGAAGGACATCGGCCGGCTCCTCGAACGAATGGACCGCATCGAGCGTCGCCTGGACGAAATCGAACGGTCGCTCGACGAGAAATTTGAGGCGATCGAACGCGAGATCGACCGCATCCACGAGGAAAACAACGGGCGCCTCGAGCGGCTCGAGCGGCGGACGGAGCGACTCGAACGCTGA